The Orcinus orca chromosome 4, mOrcOrc1.1, whole genome shotgun sequence genome includes a region encoding these proteins:
- the NEUROG2 gene encoding neurogenin-2 translates to MFVKSETLELKEEEDVLVLLGSASPASAALTPLSSSADEEEEEEPGASGGARRQRGVGAGAGARAGSPGGAEGCRPARLLGLVHECKRRPSRARAVSRGAKTAETVQRIKKTRRLKANNRERNRMHNLNAALDALREVLPTFPEDAKLTKIETLRFAHNYIWALTETLRLADHCGGGGGGGGGGGLPGALFSEAVLLSPGGSSAALSNSGDSPSPASTWSCTNSPAPSSSASSNSTSPYSCTLSPASPAGSDMDYWQSPPPDKHRYAPHLPIVRDCI, encoded by the coding sequence ATGTTCGTCAAATCTGAGACCTTGGAgttgaaggaggaagaggacgTGCTGGTGCTGCTCGGCTCGGCCTCCCCCGCCTCGGCGGCTCTGACCCCGCTATCTTCCAGCGCCgacgaggaggaagaggaggagccgGGCGCGTCGGGCGGGGCGCGTCGGCAGCGTGGGgtcggggccggggccggggcgcgGGCTGGCTCGCCGGGAGGGGCCGAGGGCTGCCGGCCAGCGCGGCTGCTGGGTCTGGTGCACGAGTGCAAACGGCGCCCCTCCAGGGCGCGGGCCGTTTCTCGCGGCGCCAAGACGGCCGAGACGGTGCAGCGCATCAAGAAGACCCGTAGATTGAAGGCCAACAACCGCGAGCGCAACCGCATGCACAACCTCAACGCGGCGCTGGACGCGCTGCGTGAGGTGCTCCCCACGTTCCCCGAGGACGCCAAGCTCACCAAGATCGAGACCCTGCGTTTCGCCCATAACTACATATGGGCGCTCACCGAGACGCTGCGCCTGGCTGACCActgcgggggcggcggcggcggcggcggcggcggcggcctgcCGGGGGCGCTCTTCTCCGAGGCCGTCTTGCTGAGCCCCGGAGGCTCTAGTGCCGCCCTGAGCAACAGCGGAGATAGCCCTTCGCCTGCCTCGACGTGGAGCTGCACGAACAGCCCCGCGCCGtcttcctccgcctcctccaaCTCCACCTCGCCCTACAGCTGCACTTTATCTCCTGCCAGCCCGGCGGGTTCAGACATGGACTATTGGCAGTCGCCACCTCCCGACAAGCACCGCTACGCACCTCACCTGCCCATAGTCAGGGACTGTATCTAG